From one Methanomassiliicoccales archaeon genomic stretch:
- a CDS encoding class II aldolase/adducin family protein produces the protein MKQAAMHVVRYGRLLYEKGLTNGTGGNISARVGEMMVITPSGTCKGMLDPTELVTVDIASGKAVSGTPSMETPFHLTIYQERKDVNGVVHVHPRFCTLMACAGIEITPGLTPEGLMVLGRHVPTVPYATPGSQDLASALRQKIKNADAFLMESHGAISVGKDLKDAFHRLETLEFHAELQYRCLMLNKGGPLPEAEIKRILRN, from the coding sequence ATGAAACAGGCTGCCATGCATGTGGTCCGTTACGGACGCTTGCTGTACGAGAAGGGTCTGACCAACGGCACGGGGGGGAACATCAGCGCCCGGGTCGGTGAAATGATGGTCATAACACCGTCAGGTACCTGCAAGGGGATGCTGGACCCAACAGAACTGGTCACGGTCGACATCGCAAGCGGCAAGGCCGTCAGCGGAACACCCTCCATGGAGACGCCATTTCACCTTACCATATACCAGGAGAGAAAGGACGTGAACGGCGTAGTGCACGTCCACCCCCGATTCTGCACACTAATGGCCTGTGCCGGTATCGAGATCACCCCGGGATTGACTCCGGAAGGATTGATGGTCCTGGGAAGGCATGTTCCCACGGTGCCATACGCCACCCCGGGTTCGCAAGACCTGGCATCGGCCTTGCGCCAGAAGATCAAAAACGCTGACGCATTTCTGATGGAGAGCCATGGGGCCATTTCTGTGGGCAAGGACCTAAAGGACGCCTTCCATCGATTGGAAACGCTGGAGTTTCACGCCGAACTACAGTATCGCTGCCTGATGTTGAACAAGGGGGGTCCGCTCCCTGAAGCGGAGATAAAACGCATTCTAAGGAATTGA
- a CDS encoding ribosomal biogenesis protein, which translates to MILITKWFGVFLCEDTEVRQFKLFEKEPKMVAMKLAAIQRGEILPEERELAVRRMKVADPRLKPLGKPMVFDSSFIKPEKYGLTSDLMQKVMVELGKIRVREPLSEDRSIAQAIRATDDLIEDINLLSERLHEWYGVYFPELADHAVDAEYARFIHEMGDRQVIMEHLGISLESVGTDLVDRDLNVIRGMGGTLYELYRRKEALDAYILEGMNRVAPNLTSLLNPNLAARLISLAGGLQRLAKLPSSTTQLLGAEKALFLHLRSGKNPPKHGVIFQHPWINRSPFWQRGKVARSLGGKISIAAKVDAYHGEFIADKLKEQMEKRVAEIREKYPNPPQRQQRPQNRGQNQRHGQGQRYGQGRRR; encoded by the coding sequence ATGATACTGATCACCAAATGGTTCGGGGTCTTCTTGTGTGAGGACACAGAGGTCCGCCAGTTCAAATTGTTCGAGAAGGAGCCGAAAATGGTCGCTATGAAGCTGGCAGCCATCCAGCGGGGAGAGATATTGCCAGAGGAACGAGAGCTGGCGGTGAGGCGCATGAAGGTGGCCGATCCGCGCCTCAAACCCCTGGGTAAGCCCATGGTCTTCGACTCCTCGTTCATCAAGCCGGAGAAGTACGGACTGACGTCGGACCTGATGCAGAAGGTCATGGTGGAACTTGGCAAGATAAGGGTGCGGGAGCCGTTGAGCGAGGACCGGTCCATAGCACAGGCGATCCGGGCGACCGATGATCTGATAGAAGATATCAATCTGCTCAGTGAACGTTTGCACGAATGGTATGGTGTCTACTTTCCGGAGCTGGCCGACCACGCCGTGGACGCGGAGTACGCCCGCTTCATCCATGAGATGGGTGACCGGCAGGTCATCATGGAGCATCTGGGCATCTCCCTAGAGTCAGTAGGCACAGACCTCGTGGACAGGGACCTGAATGTCATTCGAGGAATGGGAGGCACTCTGTACGAGCTGTACCGGCGAAAGGAGGCCTTGGACGCTTACATCCTGGAAGGAATGAACAGGGTGGCCCCTAACCTCACTTCGTTACTCAACCCCAATCTAGCAGCGCGCCTCATATCCTTGGCCGGAGGGTTGCAACGGCTGGCCAAGCTGCCTTCCAGCACCACCCAGTTATTAGGAGCGGAGAAGGCGTTGTTCTTGCACCTTCGTTCCGGAAAGAACCCGCCCAAGCACGGGGTCATCTTTCAGCATCCCTGGATAAACCGTTCGCCATTCTGGCAGAGAGGGAAGGTGGCGAGAAGTCTAGGGGGCAAGATCAGCATTGCCGCCAAGGTTGACGCCTACCACGGTGAGTTCATAGCCGACAAGTTGAAGGAGCAGATGGAGAAGAGGGTGGCTGAGATCAGAGAGAAATACCCCAACCCGCCCCAAAGGCAGCAGCGCCCGCAGAACAGGGGACAAAACCAACGGCATGGCCAGGGTCAGCGATATGGCCAAGGTCGCCGGCGATAA
- a CDS encoding translation initiation factor IF-5A — MSWTQQEVRELKEGRYMLIDGEPCKITNISTSKPGKHGEAKANIDAVGVFDNKKRNIVHPVKHKIQVPMIDKRKAQVLSIMGEEVQLMDLETYETFQLPIPEEYVGQLNSGEEIMYMIAMDRRKITKV, encoded by the coding sequence ATGTCGTGGACTCAACAGGAAGTCAGGGAGCTCAAAGAGGGGCGTTACATGCTGATCGATGGGGAACCCTGCAAGATCACTAACATTTCCACCTCCAAGCCCGGGAAGCACGGAGAAGCAAAAGCCAATATCGATGCTGTGGGCGTCTTTGATAATAAGAAACGCAACATCGTTCACCCGGTCAAACACAAGATCCAGGTGCCGATGATAGATAAGCGTAAGGCGCAGGTCCTATCGATCATGGGCGAGGAGGTCCAGTTGATGGACCTCGAGACCTATGAGACCTTTCAATTGCCCATACCCGAAGAGTACGTGGGGCAACTAAATTCCGGTGAGGAGATCATGTACATGATCGCCATGGACCGCCGTAAGATCACCAAGGTGTGA
- the speB gene encoding agmatinase, with protein MARSDLFAMANSTFEEAEFVIVGVPYDGTTRLRSGTRKAPAAIRKASNIFDPYLFEHKLDLSKVRVHDAGDVDCGSSCDDMFKAVEEKARRIINTGKFPILIGGERSITYPLVKAYDEVGVISIDAHLDFRSECNMKFNHACTMKRVAEIVGIENIVPFGVRSISKEELFGELPNYVDAYQIREGGLDNSWKKALNMMRRENVLLSLDMDGIDPGFAPGTSRPEPFGLTGYEVKRCIDMVGDRLVGFDISEVLPSHDPGATAALAARLIMEVIAIVHTRRGEK; from the coding sequence ATGGCCCGCAGTGACCTTTTTGCCATGGCCAATTCCACCTTCGAGGAGGCGGAGTTCGTCATCGTGGGGGTGCCTTATGATGGTACCACCCGGCTACGTTCCGGGACCCGGAAGGCGCCAGCAGCGATCCGAAAGGCATCGAACATCTTCGACCCTTATCTTTTTGAGCATAAGTTAGATCTTTCCAAGGTCAGAGTGCACGATGCCGGGGACGTGGATTGCGGGTCCTCCTGTGACGACATGTTCAAGGCGGTGGAGGAGAAGGCTAGGAGGATCATCAATACTGGCAAGTTCCCCATACTCATAGGCGGAGAGCGCAGTATCACCTATCCTCTGGTAAAGGCATATGATGAGGTCGGCGTCATCAGCATCGACGCTCACCTGGACTTCAGGTCTGAATGCAACATGAAGTTCAACCACGCTTGCACGATGAAGCGGGTGGCGGAGATCGTGGGCATCGAGAACATCGTCCCTTTCGGCGTGCGCTCCATCTCTAAAGAGGAGCTTTTCGGAGAGCTGCCCAATTACGTTGATGCTTACCAGATCAGGGAAGGAGGATTGGACAACTCCTGGAAGAAAGCGCTCAACATGATGCGCAGAGAGAACGTCCTGCTCAGTTTGGACATGGACGGTATCGATCCCGGGTTCGCCCCTGGAACGTCCCGTCCCGAACCGTTCGGCCTGACCGGTTACGAGGTGAAGCGGTGCATAGACATGGTGGGAGACCGCCTAGTAGGCTTCGATATATCCGAGGTGCTACCCTCGCACGACCCAGGTGCCACCGCGGCATTGGCAGCGCGCCTCATCATGGAGGTCATAGCCATAGTCCATACCCGCCGTGGAGAGAAGTAG
- a CDS encoding TMEM165/GDT1 family protein — MDWSPLISAFILISLTELGDKTMVAVITLSSKYPKRTVFFGSFLGLAAVTAVGVLIGEVLFQFVPSWIVGLAAGSVFIIFGVLTLIREEKDEGEIKDRGRWGGFITAFGFVALMELGDKTQLSVITLSAESGAALMVFIGAALGFLWLTILEVSLGKAIGEKVPKDYIRKGSGAVFIIFGIIFLIQQLL; from the coding sequence ATGGATTGGTCACCCCTGATCTCAGCTTTCATACTGATATCGTTGACCGAACTGGGGGACAAGACCATGGTGGCGGTCATCACCCTTTCATCGAAGTACCCCAAGCGAACGGTGTTCTTCGGGTCCTTCCTTGGGTTGGCTGCGGTCACCGCAGTAGGAGTGCTCATCGGCGAGGTCCTGTTCCAGTTCGTTCCTTCGTGGATAGTTGGTCTAGCTGCAGGATCGGTCTTTATCATCTTCGGGGTCCTGACGCTGATACGAGAGGAAAAGGATGAAGGGGAGATCAAAGACAGAGGACGCTGGGGAGGGTTCATCACCGCTTTTGGTTTCGTCGCCCTCATGGAATTGGGAGATAAGACCCAGCTTTCTGTGATCACCCTATCCGCGGAGTCCGGAGCGGCCTTGATGGTGTTCATCGGAGCGGCGCTTGGATTCCTATGGCTGACGATCCTGGAGGTATCCCTTGGCAAGGCCATCGGTGAGAAGGTGCCCAAGGATTACATCCGTAAGGGGAGCGGAGCGGTCTTCATCATCTTTGGGATAATATTTCTGATCCAGCAGCTGTTGTGA